Part of the Mycobacteriales bacterium genome, GGAGACCTGCACCGGGCTGACCGGTCACACCGAGGTCGTGCGGGTCGTCTTCGACCCGACGCAGACGACCTACGAGGCGCTGCTCAAGGCCTTCTGGGAGGCCCACGACCCGACGCAGGGGATGAGGCAGGGCAACGACGTCGGTACGACGTACAGGTCGGCCGTCTACACCCACTCCGACGCGCAGCTCGCGGCCGCCCGGGCGTCGCGGGAGGCCTACGCCGCAGCGCTGGCACGCGCGGGCAAGGGCCCGATCACGACCGAGATCGTGCCGGCTGGGCCGTTCTACAACGCCGAGCCCTCCCACCAGCAGTACCTCTCCGACGCCAAGAACCCGCACGGCTACTGCTCGATGACGGGCACCGGAGTGTCCTGCCCGATCGGCACGGGCGTCGCCTCGGACTGACCGCTGCGCTCCCGGCGGTTAGCCTCGACAGGTGCCCGCCGACCTCCGGACCCCCGCGGTCGTCGGGGTGTGGGTGCTCGTCGTGCTCGGGCTCGACCAGGTCGCCTCGCTCGGGCAGCAGCGGCTGCTCGGCCTCGGCACCTGGGCGCTGCTCGCCGTGCTGCTGCGGGCCGAGTGCCGCGAGACGCGGGTCCAGGTCGGCGTCGTTGTCGCTTTCGCGACCGTCGTCGAGTACGTCTTCGCCGGCTGGCTCGGGGTCTACGTCTACCGCCTCGACAACGTCCCGGCCTTCGTCCCGCCGGGCCACGGGTTGGTCTACCTCGCGGCACTACTGCTCGGCCGCTCCGCCTGGGCGGTCCGCCACGAGCGGGCCTTCGTCGGCACGACGCTGGCGCTGTGCGGGGCCTGGGCCTTGTGGGGCGTCACGCTGTCGGACCGGCCGGACGCGCTCGGGCTGTTCTGGTTCGCCTGCCTGGTGGTCTTCACCGTGCGGGGCCGCAGCCCGCTGACCTACGCCGGCGCGTTCGTCGTCGTCAGCTACCTCGAGCTGGTCGGCACCGGCCTCGGCACCTGGGCCTGGCAGACCCACGACCCGACCGGGCTGATCACGATCGGCAACCCGCCCTCGGGGATCGCCGGTGGCTACGCGTGGTTCGACGCGGCGGGGCTCGCCGCCGCCCCGTGGCTGCTCGCCCGGTGGGACGCGCGCCGCCGGCCCGCACCGGTCGAGGCGCTGGCCGACTAGTGTCGTGCGGCATTAGTTCCTTTACATAGCCGGCGTTGGCAGTCACGATGGCTCATGCCATCTACTGCTGTGGTGGAACTGACGGAGCAAGACCGGGCGACGTTGGAGTCGTGGACGCGGTCGACGACGATGCCGGC contains:
- the msrA gene encoding peptide-methionine (S)-S-oxide reductase MsrA; translated protein: MWSLRKKVELPTPEEALPGRDTPIRLSEPHTVLGTPLEGPYPDGLEVLDVGMGCFWGAERSMWKQPGVWTTLVGYQGGITPNPTYEETCTGLTGHTEVVRVVFDPTQTTYEALLKAFWEAHDPTQGMRQGNDVGTTYRSAVYTHSDAQLAAARASREAYAAALARAGKGPITTEIVPAGPFYNAEPSHQQYLSDAKNPHGYCSMTGTGVSCPIGTGVASD